A single Natranaerobius thermophilus JW/NM-WN-LF DNA region contains:
- a CDS encoding YheC/YheD family protein translates to MQVDSREKLYRLEIMGQKSTEKILYLNNFQLDSFGLNDGQKLFLKIGFTSQKVKVSKQNIDSDNTKLYLSPEAYNGLWHYKGESMSLTFSSNSKLIFGPTIGITVSWNTWRKIDKIYAIKKRAILALEKGLFFYCFHYNKIDLENNLVKAYILNPKTYQWKKKYLPYPQVLYHRSTFPFKKDFEDTNSDNVYNRIWLNQNIEKINNTIYFDKWNVYKALAKSEDAVEFQPPSQLLTKSTLKQFIDRYSRCYVKNIYGRGGRQVLKVEKSKSDFICSTGGKKIRNWRFTNLENLYEFLQDQLGKDLIIQKGISLARLNDNPFDIRVLVQKNIEGNWVISALSFRVADKNAVITNCAAGAKEICVPPGENPLGSGLSLKSLENFTNKTLSALEKYYGPLGELGLDIGLDTNGKIWLIEANSQPSSRGYREAASKEVLRDIFGLPLDYAKYLIKKQYIKAYQESGGY, encoded by the coding sequence ATGCAAGTAGATAGTCGGGAAAAGCTTTATCGACTTGAAATCATGGGGCAAAAATCAACAGAAAAGATATTATATCTAAATAATTTTCAACTAGACAGCTTTGGCCTCAATGATGGACAAAAATTATTTCTCAAAATTGGGTTTACTTCACAGAAAGTAAAAGTTTCCAAACAAAATATAGATTCGGATAATACTAAACTTTATTTATCCCCTGAAGCATATAATGGCCTTTGGCATTATAAAGGCGAATCCATGAGCTTGACTTTTAGCTCTAATTCCAAGCTTATTTTTGGCCCAACAATAGGAATCACGGTATCTTGGAACACTTGGAGAAAAATAGATAAAATCTATGCTATTAAGAAGAGGGCAATATTAGCTCTAGAAAAAGGACTCTTTTTTTATTGCTTTCACTACAACAAAATAGACCTAGAAAATAATTTAGTTAAAGCCTACATTTTAAACCCTAAAACTTATCAATGGAAAAAAAAGTATCTTCCCTATCCTCAGGTTTTATACCACAGATCTACTTTCCCTTTTAAAAAAGATTTTGAAGATACAAATAGCGATAACGTTTATAATAGAATTTGGTTAAATCAAAATATCGAAAAGATTAATAACACTATATATTTTGACAAGTGGAATGTTTATAAAGCATTGGCAAAGTCTGAAGATGCAGTTGAATTCCAACCTCCCTCCCAACTACTGACTAAATCTACTTTAAAACAGTTTATTGATAGATATAGTCGTTGTTATGTCAAGAATATCTACGGTAGAGGTGGCAGACAGGTTTTAAAAGTCGAAAAATCCAAAAGTGATTTTATCTGTAGTACCGGAGGAAAAAAGATAAGAAACTGGCGATTCACTAACCTTGAAAATCTTTATGAATTTTTACAAGATCAATTGGGAAAAGACCTAATTATTCAAAAAGGCATCTCCTTAGCACGCTTAAATGATAATCCCTTTGATATTAGGGTTTTAGTACAAAAGAATATTGAAGGGAATTGGGTTATTTCAGCCTTAAGTTTTCGAGTTGCTGATAAAAATGCTGTGATCACTAATTGTGCTGCCGGTGCAAAAGAAATTTGCGTGCCACCTGGAGAAAATCCACTTGGTTCTGGTCTTTCTCTGAAATCATTAGAAAATTTTACTAACAAAACCTTGTCAGCTCTAGAAAAATATTATGGTCCTTTAGGAGAATTAGGTTTAGATATAGGGTTGGATACAAACGGAAAAATTTGGCTGATAGAGGCTAATAGTCAACCAAGCAGCAGAGGGTATAGAGAAGCGGCTTCCAAGGAAGTTCTACGTGATATATTTGGCTTACCTTTGGATTATGCCAAATATCTGATCAAAAAACAATATATTAAGGCATATCAAGAATCTGGAGGGTATTAG
- a CDS encoding YheC/YheD family protein — MPSSPDFYNSFLEVYNRPIVGFYVRTGLVRNLHSQITSKQLDFIIEALKKARITLYFFSLTDVNLEDKSVNGTYYDEKTDYWTYGKFPYPDILYVRGGPVRPKSKFYQFQEQLREMNVKKLNSGPTFNKWHVLKVLKENNNLFHHLPPTVIYETKEDLNKMIAEYKDVYVKAVIGRKGKQVMRIKETSDGLYEYSFYVNNRLSKDTVNFKALCTVIRKFFGKKKLIIQKTISLPRIDNKIYDMRAELQRTGTGELELLEILVRVSQPNSPITQHSSSYRFNDFFSSFMNYNQETIGELKSKAENVLTQIYETIEGAYGPYGEIGIDFAIDKSGKLWFIEGNSRSTKVSFFKAADQETKLKSYLNIFEYSKFLYKQQIDY; from the coding sequence ATGCCTTCCTCCCCAGATTTTTATAACAGCTTCCTTGAAGTTTACAACAGACCAATAGTTGGTTTCTATGTAAGAACTGGTTTAGTGCGAAATTTGCATAGTCAAATCACCTCAAAGCAATTAGATTTTATAATTGAAGCATTAAAAAAAGCTAGGATTACCTTATACTTCTTTTCTTTAACAGATGTTAATTTAGAAGATAAATCAGTTAATGGGACTTATTATGACGAAAAGACAGATTATTGGACTTATGGAAAATTTCCTTATCCTGATATTTTATATGTACGAGGTGGACCAGTAAGACCGAAATCCAAATTTTATCAATTCCAAGAGCAGTTGAGAGAAATGAATGTTAAAAAATTAAATTCCGGGCCAACCTTTAATAAATGGCATGTACTAAAGGTTTTAAAAGAAAATAACAATCTGTTCCACCACTTACCTCCCACTGTAATCTATGAAACAAAAGAAGATTTAAATAAAATGATAGCCGAATATAAAGACGTCTATGTAAAAGCAGTAATAGGTAGAAAAGGAAAGCAAGTTATGCGCATCAAAGAGACGTCCGATGGATTATATGAATATAGTTTTTACGTCAACAATCGTTTAAGTAAAGATACAGTGAATTTTAAAGCTCTCTGTACTGTAATCAGAAAGTTTTTTGGAAAAAAGAAACTCATTATACAAAAAACAATTTCCTTACCTAGAATAGATAATAAGATTTACGATATGAGAGCTGAATTACAGAGAACAGGTACTGGCGAGCTAGAGTTATTAGAAATTTTAGTGCGGGTTAGTCAACCAAATTCACCAATAACGCAACATTCATCAAGTTATCGGTTTAATGATTTCTTTTCTAGTTTTATGAACTACAATCAAGAGACAATTGGAGAACTTAAAAGTAAAGCTGAGAATGTCCTTACTCAAATATACGAGACCATAGAAGGTGCTTATGGCCCTTATGGCGAGATAGGCATCGATTTTGCTATTGATAAGAGTGGGAAATTGTGGTTTATCGAGGGTAATTCTAGATCAACTAAAGTATCATTTTTTAAGGCTGCAGATCAGGAAACTAAATTAAAATCTTACTTAAATATTTTTGAGTATTCAAAATTTCTTTACAAACAACAGATAGATTATTAG